A stretch of the Carassius carassius chromosome 50, fCarCar2.1, whole genome shotgun sequence genome encodes the following:
- the LOC132133185 gene encoding lysoplasmalogenase-like protein TMEM86A encodes MVSPVTVVKSEGPKLVPFFKATCVYFVLWLPTSSPSWFSALIKCLPIFCLWVFLLAHGISFLGAHSSARKILAGLIFSALGDAFLIWQEQGYFSHGLFMFAITHILYSSAFGMKPLNLRAGLIIAVISGFSYTLLYPYLSGPFTYLVAVYIALIGFMGWRAIAGVQLTNDLWTWTKLSACLGAVLFMVSDLTIAVNKFCFPVPHSRAIIMATYYAAQMLIALSAVECQDADAARKRA; translated from the exons GTCAAGAGCGAGGGTCCAAAGCTTGTTCCATTCTTCAAAGCCACTTGTGTCTATTTTGTTCTGTGGCTACCCACCTCGAGCCCTTCCTGGTTCAGTGCCCTCATCAAATGTCTGCCCATCTTCTGTCTCTGGGTTTTTCTGCTCGCCCATGGCATCAGCTTTTTAGGTGCCCACTCCAGTGCCAGGAAAATCCTGGCAGGACTTATTTTTTCAGCTTTGGGTGACGCATTTCTCATCTGGCAAGAACAAGGCTACTTTAGTCATG GACTGTTTATGTTCGCCATCACCCACATTCTCTACTCTTCGGCCTTTGGGATGAAGCCCCTCAACCTGAGAGCAGGCCTGATCATCGCTGTCATCTCAGGCTTCAGCTACACCCTACTGTACCCCTACCTCTCTGGTCCCTTCACCTACCTGGTGGCTGTTTACATTGCTCTCATTGGCTTCATGGGCTGGAGGGCTATTGCTGGAGTCCAGCTCACCAATGACCTCTGGACCTGGACGAAACTATCTGCCTGCCTCGGAGCCGTCCTCTTCATGGTGTCTGACCTCACCATTGCTGTCAACAAGTTCTGCTTCCCAGTGCCCCACTCTCGAGCTATCATAATGGCCACCTACTATGCTGCCCAGATGTTGATTGCATTGTCAGCTGTGGAATGTCAAGACGCAGATGCAGCTCGGAAAAGAGCCTGA